In Rhodospirillum rubrum ATCC 11170, a genomic segment contains:
- the rplJ gene encoding 50S ribosomal protein L10, whose protein sequence is MNREEKKELVSELNSLFGEASACVVTHYKGMTVAELEQLRKGMRAAGASFRVTKNRITRLALADTPFEGLADLFTGPTAIAISKDPVAPAKVCVEFAKKNEKLVILGGAMQGNVLDKQGIEALAKLPSLDELRGRLIGMITTPATRIAGVTQAPAAQLARVFNAYATKEEAA, encoded by the coding sequence GTGAACCGGGAAGAGAAAAAGGAGCTGGTATCCGAGCTCAATTCCCTGTTCGGAGAGGCCTCGGCCTGCGTCGTCACCCATTATAAGGGCATGACGGTCGCGGAGCTGGAGCAGCTTCGGAAAGGGATGCGCGCAGCGGGTGCCTCGTTCCGTGTCACCAAGAACCGGATCACGCGCCTTGCCCTCGCGGATACGCCGTTCGAAGGTCTTGCCGACCTGTTTACCGGCCCGACCGCCATCGCGATCTCCAAGGATCCCGTGGCGCCGGCCAAGGTCTGTGTGGAATTCGCCAAGAAGAACGAGAAGCTCGTTATCCTTGGTGGCGCCATGCAGGGCAATGTCCTGGACAAACAGGGCATTGAAGCGCTTGCCAAGCTGCCGTCGCTCGACGAGCTGCGTGGCCGCCTGATCGGCATGATCACCACCCCGGCTACCCGGATCGCTGGCGTCACCCAGGCGCCCGCGGCCCAGCTTGCCCGGGTTTTCAACGCGTATGCCACGAAGGAAGAGGCCGCCTGA
- the rplL gene encoding 50S ribosomal protein L7/L12, whose translation MADLAKLVDELSALTVLEAAELSKLLEEKWGVSAAAPVAVAAVAAEAAAPVEEKTEFDVILVDAGDKKINVIKEVRAITNLGLKEAKDLVEGAPKPVKEAVSKDEAASIKKKLEEAGAKVELK comes from the coding sequence ATGGCTGATTTGGCTAAGCTCGTCGACGAGCTTTCCGCCCTGACGGTCCTCGAGGCCGCCGAACTGAGCAAGCTCCTCGAAGAGAAGTGGGGCGTTTCGGCCGCCGCTCCGGTGGCTGTCGCCGCCGTTGCCGCCGAAGCCGCTGCCCCGGTCGAAGAGAAGACCGAGTTCGACGTCATCCTCGTTGATGCCGGCGACAAGAAGATCAACGTGATCAAGGAAGTCCGCGCCATCACCAACCTCGGCCTCAAGGAAGCCAAGGATCTGGTCGAAGGCGCTCCGAAGCCGGTGAAGGAAGCCGTCTCGAAGGACGAAGCCGCGAGCATCAAAAAGAAGCTCGAAGAAGCCGGCGCCAAGGTCGAGCTGAAGTAA
- the rpoB gene encoding DNA-directed RNA polymerase subunit beta — protein MTKSLTSRKRIRKDFGRIPTVAPMPNLIEVQKSSYDQFLQIGVPVDKRTDSGLQEVFKSVFPIRDFSGKGELEFVAYELEEPKYDTDECQQRGMTFAAPLKVTLRLLVWDVDEETGARSIRDIKEQDVYMGDMPLMTSNGTFIINGTERVIVSQMHRSPGVFFDHDKGKTHSSGKFLFAARVIPYRGSWLDFEFDAKDMVYVRIDRRRKLPVTTLLYALEGAAATALREARTAEGRSVDPSEIAGMTSEEILDFFYQKLSYKRDDKGWKVDFKPDHLRGVKLMFDLVDAATGEVKIEAGTKVTPRAARKLAEDGMTEMRVFTEELVGRYAAEDMINEASGEIYAEAGEELTEAMLADMEKAGFTELRVLHIDHVNVGPYVRNTLAMDKNTTREEALIDIYRVMRPGEPPTLETADALFKGLFFDSERYDLSAVGRVKMNARLGFTMQEAPDTMRVLRKEDVLHIIRQLVELKDGKGEIDDIDHLGNRRVRSVGELMENQYRVGLLRMERAIRERMSSVDIDTVMPHDLINAKPAAAAVREFFGSSQLSQFMDQTNPLSEITHKRRLSALGPGGLTRERAGFEVRDVHPTHYGRICPIETPEGPNIGLINSLATFARVNQYGFIESPYRKVVEGTVTDEVTYMSAMEEGKYVIAQANAALTEDGHFADDLISCRKASDFEMVQPQDIDYIDVSPKQLVSVAAALIPFLENDDANRALMGSNMQRQAVPLVKAEAPYVGTGMEAAVARDSGATIAAKRAGVVQQVDATRIVIRATEDLKIAESGVDIYRLQKFQRSNQSTCINQRPLVKVGDLVGRGEILADGPLTEMGELALGRNVLVAFMPWNGYNFEDSILISERIVSDDVFTSIHIEEFEVMARDTKLGQEEITRDIPNVGEEALKNLDEAGIVYIGAEVQAGDILVGKVTPKGESPMTPEEKLLRAIFGEKASDVRDTSLRIPPGVTGTVVEVRVFNRRGVEKDERALAIERQEIESLAKDRDDERAILEGSFARRLKELLIGQKVVGGPRGMATGGVISEDLLSGYTAAQWRQIAVENDETATEIEGLKKAYEESIAKIQERFENKVEKLQRGDELPPGVLKMVKVFVAVKRKLQPGDKMAGRHGNKGVISKINPIEDMPYLEDGTYVDIVLNPLGVPSRMNVGQILETHLGWACRGLGAQIGALLEQVKRGLIPINDLREKLDDVYGPRHAKEDLAPMGDDQIKELAFNLRSGVPIATPVFDGARESDIVDMLRKAGLDSSGQVTLSDGRTGEPFDRKVTVGYIYMLKLHHLVDDKIHARSIGPYSLVTQQPLGGKAQFGGQRFGEMEVWALEAYGAAYTLQEMLTVKSDDVSGRTKVYEAIVKGDDTFEAGIPESFNVLVKEMRSLGLDVELGQSSF, from the coding sequence ATGACCAAGTCGTTGACCAGTCGGAAGCGCATTCGTAAGGACTTCGGCCGGATTCCGACCGTGGCCCCCATGCCGAACCTGATCGAGGTGCAGAAAAGCTCCTATGATCAGTTCCTGCAAATCGGCGTTCCGGTGGATAAACGCACCGACAGCGGCCTCCAGGAGGTCTTCAAGTCGGTTTTCCCGATCCGCGACTTTTCGGGCAAGGGCGAACTCGAGTTCGTGGCCTACGAGCTTGAAGAGCCGAAATACGACACCGATGAATGCCAGCAGCGGGGCATGACCTTCGCCGCGCCGCTCAAGGTGACCTTGCGCCTGCTGGTCTGGGACGTCGACGAGGAAACCGGCGCCCGCTCGATCCGCGACATCAAGGAGCAGGACGTCTATATGGGCGATATGCCCCTGATGACGTCGAACGGCACCTTCATCATCAACGGCACCGAGCGCGTCATCGTCTCCCAGATGCACCGCTCGCCGGGCGTCTTCTTCGACCACGACAAGGGCAAGACCCATTCGTCGGGCAAATTCCTGTTCGCCGCCCGGGTCATTCCCTATCGCGGGTCGTGGCTGGATTTCGAGTTCGACGCCAAGGACATGGTCTATGTGCGCATCGACCGTCGCCGCAAGTTGCCGGTGACGACGCTGCTCTATGCCCTGGAAGGCGCCGCCGCCACCGCCTTGCGCGAGGCGCGCACCGCCGAGGGCCGTTCGGTCGATCCGTCCGAGATCGCCGGCATGACCTCGGAGGAAATCCTTGATTTCTTCTATCAGAAGCTCAGCTACAAGCGCGACGACAAGGGCTGGAAGGTCGACTTCAAGCCCGATCATCTGCGCGGCGTGAAGCTGATGTTCGATCTGGTCGACGCCGCCACCGGCGAGGTCAAGATCGAGGCCGGCACCAAGGTCACCCCCCGGGCGGCGCGCAAGCTCGCCGAGGACGGCATGACCGAGATGCGCGTCTTCACCGAGGAGCTGGTCGGCCGCTACGCCGCCGAGGACATGATCAACGAGGCCAGCGGCGAGATCTATGCCGAGGCCGGCGAGGAACTGACCGAGGCGATGCTGGCCGACATGGAGAAGGCCGGCTTCACCGAGCTGCGCGTGCTTCATATCGACCATGTCAACGTCGGTCCCTATGTGCGCAACACCCTGGCGATGGACAAGAACACCACCCGCGAGGAAGCGCTGATCGATATCTACCGGGTGATGCGCCCGGGCGAGCCGCCGACGCTCGAGACCGCCGACGCCCTGTTCAAGGGCCTGTTCTTCGATTCCGAGCGCTATGACCTGTCGGCCGTCGGCCGGGTGAAGATGAACGCCCGCCTGGGCTTCACCATGCAGGAAGCCCCCGACACCATGCGGGTGCTGCGCAAGGAAGACGTGCTGCACATCATCCGCCAGCTTGTCGAGCTCAAGGACGGCAAGGGCGAGATCGACGACATCGATCACCTGGGCAACCGTCGTGTGCGCTCGGTCGGCGAACTGATGGAAAACCAGTACCGCGTCGGCCTGCTGCGCATGGAGCGCGCCATCCGCGAGCGCATGAGCAGTGTGGACATCGATACCGTGATGCCCCACGACCTGATCAACGCCAAGCCGGCCGCCGCCGCGGTGCGCGAGTTCTTCGGATCCTCGCAGCTCTCGCAGTTCATGGACCAGACCAACCCGCTGTCGGAAATCACCCACAAGCGCCGCCTGTCGGCGCTTGGCCCCGGTGGTCTGACCCGCGAGCGCGCCGGCTTCGAAGTGCGCGACGTCCATCCCACCCATTACGGCCGCATCTGCCCGATCGAAACCCCCGAAGGGCCGAACATCGGTCTGATCAACAGCCTGGCGACCTTCGCCCGGGTCAATCAGTACGGTTTCATCGAAAGCCCCTACCGCAAGGTGGTCGAGGGCACGGTGACCGACGAGGTGACCTATATGTCGGCGATGGAAGAGGGCAAATACGTTATTGCCCAGGCCAACGCCGCCCTGACCGAAGACGGCCATTTCGCCGATGACCTGATCTCGTGCCGCAAGGCCAGCGACTTCGAGATGGTGCAGCCCCAGGACATCGACTACATCGACGTGTCGCCCAAGCAGTTGGTCTCGGTCGCCGCGGCGCTGATCCCCTTCCTCGAGAACGACGACGCCAACCGCGCCCTGATGGGCTCGAACATGCAGCGTCAGGCCGTTCCCCTGGTCAAGGCCGAGGCGCCTTACGTCGGCACCGGCATGGAGGCCGCCGTCGCCCGCGATTCGGGGGCGACCATCGCCGCCAAGCGCGCCGGCGTCGTGCAGCAGGTTGACGCCACCCGTATTGTTATCCGGGCGACCGAAGACCTGAAGATCGCCGAATCGGGCGTTGATATCTATCGTCTGCAGAAGTTCCAGCGCTCCAACCAGAGCACCTGCATCAACCAGCGTCCGCTGGTGAAGGTGGGCGATCTGGTCGGTCGCGGCGAGATCCTGGCCGACGGTCCGTTGACCGAGATGGGCGAGCTGGCCCTTGGCCGGAACGTCCTCGTCGCCTTCATGCCGTGGAATGGTTACAACTTCGAAGACTCGATCCTGATCTCCGAGCGCATCGTCAGCGACGACGTGTTCACCTCGATCCATATCGAGGAGTTCGAGGTGATGGCCCGCGACACCAAGCTGGGCCAGGAGGAAATCACCCGCGACATTCCCAATGTCGGCGAAGAGGCCCTGAAGAACCTCGACGAGGCGGGCATCGTCTACATCGGCGCCGAGGTTCAGGCCGGCGACATCCTGGTGGGCAAGGTCACGCCCAAGGGCGAAAGCCCGATGACCCCGGAAGAGAAGCTGCTGCGCGCCATCTTCGGCGAAAAGGCGTCCGACGTTCGCGACACCTCGCTGCGCATTCCCCCCGGCGTCACCGGTACGGTGGTCGAGGTCCGCGTCTTCAATCGCCGCGGCGTCGAAAAGGACGAGCGCGCCCTGGCCATCGAGCGCCAGGAGATCGAAAGCCTGGCCAAGGACCGCGATGACGAGCGCGCCATCTTGGAAGGCAGCTTCGCCCGCCGCCTGAAGGAACTGCTGATCGGCCAGAAGGTGGTCGGCGGTCCGCGCGGCATGGCGACCGGCGGCGTGATCTCCGAGGATCTGCTGAGCGGCTATACCGCCGCCCAGTGGCGCCAGATCGCCGTCGAGAACGACGAGACGGCGACCGAGATCGAGGGGCTGAAGAAGGCCTATGAGGAATCGATCGCCAAGATCCAGGAGCGCTTCGAGAACAAGGTCGAGAAGCTCCAGCGCGGCGATGAACTGCCCCCGGGCGTTCTGAAGATGGTCAAGGTGTTCGTCGCGGTGAAGCGCAAGCTGCAGCCGGGCGACAAGATGGCCGGCCGTCACGGCAACAAGGGCGTGATCTCCAAGATCAATCCGATCGAGGACATGCCCTATCTGGAAGACGGCACCTACGTCGATATCGTGCTCAATCCCTTGGGCGTGCCGTCGCGTATGAACGTCGGTCAGATCCTCGAGACCCATCTCGGCTGGGCCTGTCGCGGTCTTGGCGCCCAGATCGGCGCCCTGCTCGAACAGGTCAAGCGCGGCCTGATCCCGATCAACGATCTGCGCGAGAAGCTCGACGACGTGTACGGTCCCCGTCACGCCAAAGAGGATCTGGCGCCGATGGGCGATGACCAGATCAAGGAACTGGCCTTCAACCTGCGCTCGGGCGTGCCGATTGCTACCCCGGTGTTCGACGGCGCCCGCGAGAGCGACATCGTCGACATGCTGCGCAAGGCGGGTCTTGACTCCTCGGGTCAGGTCACCCTGTCCGATGGCCGGACCGGCGAGCCGTTCGACCGCAAGGTCACGGTGGGCTATATTTATATGCTGAAGCTCCATCACTTGGTCGACGACAAGATCCACGCCCGTTCCATCGGTCCCTATTCGCTGGTGACTCAGCAGCCGTTGGGCGGCAAGGCCCAGTTCGGCGGCCAGCGCTTCGGCGAAATGGAAGTGTGGGCGCTGGAAGCTTACGGCGCGGCCTATACCCTCCAGGAGATGCTGACGGTGAAGTCCGACGACGTGTCGGGCCGCACCAAGGTCTATGAGGCGATCGTCAAGGGTGACGATACCTTCGAGGCCGGCATCCCCGAGAGCTTCAACGTGCTGGTCAAGGAAATGCGCTCCCTTGGTCTTGACGTTGAATTGGGGCAAAGCAGCTTCTAA